CACAGGCCCTAGACGAAACCGCGACCCTGCCTTTCCCGGCCCAGGGCTCGAGGGCCCTGGGGTCCTCGGCCCTGGAATCCTCGGCCTCGACCTCCGACTCGGCGCAGCTCATAGCCCTTCCCGAGCGGACTGCCGCGATTGCGGCCATCCGGCGATCCGGGGTGGCGGGCCGCCTGGCCCGTCTTTCGGCCTTCTTCGGGCCCGCCTTCATCGTCAGCGTGGCCTACATCGACCCGGGCAACTTCGCGACCAACCTGAGCGCCGGCTCGGCCTTCGCCTATAGCCTCGTCTGGGTGGTCCTGTGGAGCAACCTGGCGGCCATCTTTCTCCAAACGCTCTCGGCCAAACTCGGGATCGCCACCGGAAAGGCTCTCCCCGAGCTGTGCGGTGAACTCTTCTCCCCGAAGGTCAACTGGCTCCTCTGGTCGGTCGCCGAAGTCGCGGCCATGGCCACGAATCTGGCCGAATTCCTCGGCGGTGCCCTCGGCTTCTATCTTCTCTTCGGACTTCCTTTGCCATGGGCCGGTGTTCTCACCGGTCTGGTCAGCCTGGTCATCACCGGTCTCGACCGGTTCGGCCAGAAGGCCGTCGAATGGGCCATCACCGCGCTGGTCGGCGTGATCAGCCTGGCCTATGTCCTCGAGATCTTCCTGGCCTCCCCGGACTGGGGCCAGGTCGCCATCCACACCCTGGTCCCGGGCCTCAACCGCGATAGCGTCTTGGTGGCCGTGGGCATGCTCGGCGCCACGGTCATGCCCCACGTCATCTTCCTGCACTCCCAATTGGTCCAATCCCGTCGGGATCCGTCGACCCTGGCGTCCCTCAGGCGCCATCTGAGGATGGAGAAGATCGACGTCGCCGTGGCCATGAACGTGGCCTTCTTGATCAATGCGGCGATGGTCGTCGTCGCGGCCGCCGTCTTCCATTCCCGGGGCATCGTCGTCACCTCGATCGAGCAGGCCCACATGTCTCTGGCGCCCCTCCTCGGAGCCTACTCGGGAATGGCCTTCGCCGTCGCCCTCCTGGCTTCAGGTCTATCGTCCTCGGCCGTCGGGACCATGGCCGGTCAGGTCATCCTCAAGGGTTTCGTCCCGATCAAGGTTCCGGCCGCCCTGCAAAAGCTGATCCCGATGGTCCCGGCGATGACCATCATCGCCACCGGGACCGACCCCGTCAAGGCCCTCATCCTCAGCCAGGTTTCGCTGAGCTTCGCCCTCCCCTTCGCGGTCATCCCGTTGCTGGTCATCACCGGCCGCCGGAAGGTCATGGGGCCCTTCACGAACAGCCGGCTGACCAGCGGTGTGGGCTATCTCGTGGCCCTGGCCATCGTCCTCCTGAACCTGGTGCTCCTCTACCTGACCTTCAGCGGCGCGGCCTGACGGCTATCATTGAAAAGGCCTTTACCTCAGGACTCATCCTGAAGTAAAGGTCTGGCTCCCGAGCCTGAGGGCTCGCCGGCAGGACGGGCGGTTGTGGGCCGCCAGCATGTCGCCTCTGCCGACAGATCGTGGATCTGTGAGCTACTCCCCCTTACGGAGAATAACCCGGCGATTCAGTTCTGCTCTAGTCTATGCCCGCGTCCGGGAATGGTGCAGGCGGCCTCTTCCGGCCCCGGGCCCGGGAGCCGGGGCCCTATTTCCACAACCGGAAAAGGCGGAAGAAGAGGGCGGTCACGCCGGCCGCCGCCAAGGGCCCCATCGGCACCCCGCGCAGCAAATAACAGCCGATGATTGTCCCGACCATCAGCCCGACATTCGCGTCGGGCTTGTCTTTCAGCAGCTCGATT
This genomic stretch from Bacillota bacterium harbors:
- a CDS encoding Nramp family divalent metal transporter, whose translation is MAAIRRSGVAGRLARLSAFFGPAFIVSVAYIDPGNFATNLSAGSAFAYSLVWVVLWSNLAAIFLQTLSAKLGIATGKALPELCGELFSPKVNWLLWSVAEVAAMATNLAEFLGGALGFYLLFGLPLPWAGVLTGLVSLVITGLDRFGQKAVEWAITALVGVISLAYVLEIFLASPDWGQVAIHTLVPGLNRDSVLVAVGMLGATVMPHVIFLHSQLVQSRRDPSTLASLRRHLRMEKIDVAVAMNVAFLINAAMVVVAAAVFHSRGIVVTSIEQAHMSLAPLLGAYSGMAFAVALLASGLSSSAVGTMAGQVILKGFVPIKVPAALQKLIPMVPAMTIIATGTDPVKALILSQVSLSFALPFAVIPLLVITGRRKVMGPFTNSRLTSGVGYLVALAIVLLNLVLLYLTFSGAA